In the Uranotaenia lowii strain MFRU-FL chromosome 1, ASM2978415v1, whole genome shotgun sequence genome, AATGGaacaaaaaacgaacaaaaatggaacaaaaatgaacaaaagatGAACAACAATTGAACAAAAACGGaacaaaatgtaacaaaaatggaacgaaaatggaacaaaaatcgatcaaaaaagaaacaaaaatgaaaaaatgtcacaaaaataaaaaaataataaaaaaaaaattgaacaaaaacgtaaaaaaacaaaatgaaactggaaaaattgaaacaaaatggaacaaaaatggaTCAAACATGGAACAGAAATGGAACAAAAGTTAaaccaaaatgtcacaaaaatgacaaaaatgaccaaaaaacgaacaaaacgagaaaacataaaataaatctggcaccaaattgtaacaaaatggaacaaaaatgcatcaaacataaaacaaaaatgtaacaaaaattaaacaaaaatggaacaaaaatggatgaaaaatggacaaaaatgacaaaaatgacaaaaatgacaaaaatgacaaaaatgacaaaaatgacaaaaatgacaaaaatgacaaaaatgacaaaaatgacaaaaatgacaaaaatgacaaaaatgacaaaaatgacaaaaatgacaaaaatgacaaaaatgacaaaaatgacaaaaatgacaaaaatgacaaaaatgacaaaaatgacaaaaatgacaaaaatgacaaaaatgacaaaaatgacaaaaatgacaaaaatgacaaaaatgacaaaaatgacaaaaatgacaaaaatgacaaaaatgacaaaaatgacaaaaatgacaaaaatgacaaaaatgacaaaaatgacaaatatgacaaaaatgacaaaaatgacaaaaatgacaaaaatgacaaaaatgacaaaaatgacaaaaatgacaaaaatgacaaaaatgacaaaaatgacaaaaatgacaaaaatgacaaatatgacaaaaatgacaaatatgacaaaaatgacaaaaatgacaaaaatgacaaaaatgacaaaaatgacaaaaatgacaaaaatgacaaaaatgacaaaaatgacaaaaatgacaaaaatgacaaaaatgacaaaaatgacaaaaatgacaaaaatgacaaaaatgacaaaaatgacaaaaatgacaaaaatgacaaaaatgacaaaaatgacaaaaatgacaaaaatgacaaaaatgacaaaaatgacaaaaatgacaaaaatgacaaaaatgacaaaaatgacaaaaatgacaaaaatgacaaaaatgacaaaaatgacaaaaatgacaaaaatgacaaatatgacaaatatgacaaaaatgacaaaaatgacaaaaatgacaaaaatgacaaaaatgacaaaaatgacaaaaatgacaaaaatgacaaaaatgacaaaaatgacaaaaatgacaaaaatgacaaatatgacaaaaatgacaaatatgacaaaaatgacaaaaatgacaaaaatgacaaaaatgacaaaaatgacaaaaatgacaaaaatgacaaaaatgacaaaaatgacaaaaatgacaaaaatgacaaaaatgacaaaaatgacaaaaatgacaaaaatgacaaaaatgacaaaaatgacaaaaatgacaaaaatgacaaaaatgacaaaaatgacaaaaatgacaaaaatgacaaaaatgacaaaaatgacaaaaatgacaaaaatgacaaaaatgacaaaaatgacaaaaatgacaaaaatgacaaaaatgacaaaaatgacaaaaatgacaaaaatgacaaaaatgacaaaaatgacaaaaatgacaaaaatgacaaaaatgacaaaaatgacaaaaatgacaaaaatgacaaaaatgacaaaaatgacaaaaatgacaaaaatgacaaaaatgacaaaaatgacaaaaatgacaaaaatgacaaaaatgacaaaaatgacaaaaatgacaaaaatgacaaaaatgacaaaaatgacaaaaatgacaaaaatgacaaaaatgacaaaaatgacaaaaatgacaaaaatgacaaaaatgacaaaaatgacaaaaatgacaaaaatgacaaaaatgacaaaaatgacaaaaatgacaaaaatgacaaaaatgacaaaaatgacaaaaatgacaaaaatgacaaaaatgacaaaaatgacaaaaatgacaaaaatgacaaaaatgacaaaaatgacaaaaatgacaaaaatgacaaaaatgacaaaaatgacaaaaatgacaaaaatgacaaaaatgacaaaaatgacaaaaatgacaaaaatgacaaaaatgacaaaaatgacaaaaatgacaaaaatgacaaaaatgacaaaaatgacaaaaatgacaaaaatgacaaaaatgacaaaaatgacaaaaaatgacaaaaatgacaaaaatgacaaaaatgacaaaaatgacaaaaatgacaaaaatgacaaaaatgacaaaaatgacaaaaatgacaaaaatgacaaaaatgacaaaaatgacaaaaatgacaaaaatgacaaaaatgacaaaaatgacaaaaatgacaaaaatgacaaaaatgacaaaaatgacaaaaatgacaaaaatgacaaaaatgacaaaaatgacaaaaatgacaaaaatgacaaaaatgacaaaaatgacaaaaatgacaaaaatgacaaaaatgacaaaaatgacaaaaatgacaaaaatgacaaaaatgacaaaaatgacaaaaatgacaaaaatgacaaaaatgacaaaaatgacaaaaatgacaaaaatgacaaaaatgacaaaaatgacaaaaatgacaaaaatgacaaaaatgacaaaaatgacaaaaatgacaaaaatgacaaaaatgacaaaaatgacaaaaatgacaaaaatgacaaaaatgacaaaaatgacaaaaatgacaaaaatgacaaaaatgacaaaaatgacaaaaatgacaaaaatgacaaaaatgacaaaaatgacaaaaatgacaaaaatgacaaaaatgacaaaaatgacaaaaatgacaaaaatgacaaaaatgacaaaaatgacaaaaatgacaaaaatgacaaaaatgacaaaaatgacaaaaatgacaaaaatgacaaaaatgacaaaaatgacaaaaatgacaaaaatgacaaaaatgacaaaaatgacaaaaatgacaaaaatgacaaaaatgacaaaaatgacaaaaatgacaaaaatgacaaaaatgacaaaaatgacaaaaatgacaaaaatgacaaaaatgacaaaaatgacaaaaatgacaaaaatgacaaaaatgacaaaaatgacaaaaatgacaaaaatgacaaaaatgacaaaaatgacaaaaatgacaaaaatgacaaaaatgacaaaaatgacaaaaatgacaaaaatgacaaaaatgacaaaaatgacaaaaatgacaaaaatgacaaaaatgacaaaaatgacaaaaatgacaaaaatgacaaaaatgacaaaaatgacaaaaatgacaaaaatgacaaaaatgacaaaaatgacaaaaatgacaaaaatgacaaaaattacaaaaaatacaaaaaatacaaaaaataaaaaattgcataaatttcaaaaattataaaaatgataaaaattacaaaaataacaaaatgacaaaaattataaaaattacaaattgacaaaaaattagaaaaattacaaaatgacaaaaatgacaaaaataaaaaaattgcataaatctcaaaaataacaaaaattacaaaatttacataaattacaaaaattacaaaagttacaaaaattacaaaaattacaaaaattacaaaaattacaaaaattacacaagttacaaaaattaaatattacaaaaattacaaaaattacaaaaattacaaaaatttcaaaaattacaaaaattacaaaaattacaaaaattacaaaaattacaaaaatgacaaaaatcacaaaaattacaaaaatgacaaaaatgacaaaaatgacaaaaattacaaaaattacaaaaattacaaaaattgcaaaaattacaaaaattacaaaaattacaaaaattacaaaaattacaaaaattacaaaaattacaaaaattacaaaaattacaaaaattacaaaaattacaaaaatgacaaaaatcacaaaaattacaaaaattacaaaaattataaaaatgacaaaaatgacaaaaaatgacaaaaatgatattaaacCATGCGCTACCCTAGTGTGTAGATCTAGTAGTAGTTAGCATGTTTCGGTGTTTGGTGTTCTAATTCCAGTGATGTTCTTCCCCATTTGATAACTTTAGAATCTGTTGTTGAAGGGTTCATTCGTAGTGCCGGCACCTCCGCTAACTGCTCGACGGTTGCTGGAAGCTAGCGAAGCTCTTCTATCACCCAAACCGGGTACGGTAGCGATCGTTTCCACCCACAATGGAACGACGCAGATCATCAACCCGAAGGTGGCTATGAGCTCCCAGTCGACAGGGACCGAAGTCAAGGATGCCACCCTGATCGAACTGCTCAAGCGAGGAACGAAAGTGGCGGTCAAGCGTACCTGTTCCGACCCTGGTCAGCTAGCGATCACCACCACTCAGACAGCCGCCACTCAGCAGACCCGAACGGTAGTCCTCAACAGTGCCCCTGTAACGCCTGGCTCTAGTTCTCCCTTGGCTTTGTCCATTGCCAATAGCTCCACGTCGAGCTCGGCGATCCTTACCACCAATTCAACGACCTCCCTTGGTAACTCTTCATCGTCTTCGTCGTCTTCGGCTGTGGATTCTACGCCTCTCTCACTCACGATATCACAAGCGCCTTCCGGCAGTGCGGACGTGTTCACTTTAGCCTACTCAACTGATGCCACCGGTGCCGCTGCCTTCTTTAGTGATAACGACGTATACAGTGTTAGCGATACGACCATGCTATTGCAGGCCGTCGATTCCATTCAGCTGCTGCAAGATTCTTCCTCAACCGAGCAGCTGGACGAGATAGCTTCCCTCTCCGATTACACAACCATAAATGAGCAAAGTTTTACCCCCTCTCGACAGCTGCAAGCGGTTCTGGACTCTCCTTTACCTGAGAGTTTAGCAGAGTTCAGCACACTCCATTCCAAAGATTTCATCCTGTACAATGCCAGCAATGTCTCGAACAGCGATCCTTCCGCCAGCCAAACTTCCAGCTCACCACTACCGTCACCTTTAGCCTACCCAACACCTCCAGCCTCTCACGAACCGGTAGCCCAAGCGTCGCCATTCTTGGACGACTCTCGTCACTTCTCAGACGCCAGTTCATTCTTCGACGATAAGCGAAACGCAACCTCCAACCTGCTCGATGATAACTTCTTCAAGACAGACAACAAACATGACGAGAAGATTCAAGCCCTCAAAAATGAACTGCTGGATGAAAATCACGATATATTCCGGAACAGTAAAAACATTCTCGATGATCATTGTGCCGAACTGTTCAAAAGCGAAGACAGCTTTTTTGTCGAGAGTACGGTGTCGAACAAACAATCTACCGATTCGTCCAATACCATCCGAGATCAGGACGAAGCTAATGCCGCCTCTAAAATAAACTTGGATTTTCTAGATGAAGCCCAAGTCTTCATCAACGAAACTCGCAACACTTCCTCTCCTCTCTCCAATGCTTTTTTCTCTGCCACCATGTCCAGTGCAGAGGAAGTCAAAGAAGCCCTCGAAGAGGTGCTCCCGAGCGATGAAGATGTTGTCATTGCCGAGTCCGATATTGATCTCTACTACTTGAATGGGCTCTCCTCGCTGCAATCCCAGATGATGCCCAACTCGGAAGACCCTCTACTATCATCATCTCCGAAAGATTTCGCCCATAGACAGCATCAAAAGTTTCTCtttgaacaacaacaacagcaacagcagcagcaacaatccGGCAGCAACACATTCTCACCACCGAGtgccaaaaagctaaaaatCGACGCAGAAGTCACAAGTGATATCAAAAAAATTCCACTAACCGTACAAACAGAACCGATTCCAAAAGACAGCGCCCACACCGGCGACTCCGTGTTTCTCAGCCCCAGTAGCATCTCGTCCACTAGTAGCACCAGTAGCAGCATCAgcggcaacaacaacaacaacaacagctccTCGAAGCTCCAAAGCGCCCTTTTGCGCAAACGATCTTCCCAAACGATGTTGCCCACTGTAACAATCCGAAAGGCCCCAATCTACCACTCAAAGTTACGCAAATCAGCCACAGCACTTCCCGTAACACATTACACACCTCAACCGATGCTAAACCCCAACCGTACAGCTCCGGGACTTTTCTCGACCATCTCCCTCTCCAACCTTCCCGGTTCCGACTCCACCGTCGACGATACCTGTGACATCTTCAGCGAACCACCCCTCCCAATACGGCCTCGAATTAACCTCGGCCACGACTACCAAGCCAACATCCCCGAGTGCCACCGACCGACCTATCACACCCTCTCTCGGCACCTCGATCATCAACAGTGGGACCCCACCCTGATCCAGAACGATCAGCAGGTCGCCCGCTTCGTCGAGCTCTCCCGTTCCTCGGCCGTCCCACTCGGGTGTCACTCGGAGGAAAGTGCCCTCAAATCGCTCTTGGAAGCCCAGGGCGAAATCCACATCGCCATTCTTAACCTGATGCAAACGGCTCCCTCCAACATTCACCGACGATGGGCCGCTCAGGAAATGGAACAGTTTATCCACGGGCTGGAACTGTACGGCAAGGACTTCCATCGGATCGCCTCCGAACTTCTACCCGGCAAATCGACCAGTGACTGCGTCCAGCTGTACTACTTCTGGAAAAAGCTTTGCGTCGACTACAAAACTACCCATCTGCTGCAGCACGGGGACAATTCGATGAAGTTCATCAACCTGAATGCCAGCGCCGACGATCTGCTGCTGGATCACATCGGCTACACGAGCAAGACGGTCACGGTTGGAGTAGGTGGAGGCAGTAGCAGTAGCAGCTCCAACAGTGGAAGCGACGTGCGACCGCACGTCTGCGAAGTTCCCGACTGTTCAGCGGTGAGTAGccgaaccttttttttatcgTCTCAATCACAAATctgaaaatggacaaaactgatAGAAGTGACTTTCCctatagatagaaaaaaaatacaaaacaaattccaattgtaaaagctgtcaaaatttttctgCTCAGAGGGGGAAGGTGTATCTTCTAAATTGTCTTGTCCAATTTCAGAGATGCCAATTTCTTCTTGTCAAATGCTTCGACTAACTAAAAACAAACCAACTGCCATGCTTTCTCTTTTGTCTCTCGTCCTTCCATCCTTCCAGAGCTTCTCGTCCAAAGCCGCCCTGCACGGCCACATCCGAATCCACTGTATTGGCCGCTCGGCGACGCAGCTCGGGGGCACTTTGCAAAATGGTAATTTCTTGAGTGCTTCCTCTACCGCCTCCGGTAATCCCATTAACCCTACTACTAACAACCACATACCGACAAAGGACGATTATCCCTGCAAGGTGTGCGGCAAGTAAGATCACCCCAGTAAATGAACGtttaattagcaaaaaaaaatacaacaacaatctAAAAGGAAAAACACACACGAACAGcaaacaattttatgaaaaaaaaaatataataaacagtAAACAAACTATGCGCTGCGCGTCTATCTCTTCTCTATTGTTgactgaatagcgttctctttAGTTTGAAGTAATCTTCCGTATTATGCTttagttttgctaaaactggaaAGAATCAGAACGAACAGTATCAGATTGATTTAGGCAGCTGAGGCTGAGCTACTTTCACCGAAAAAATCTCTTTCGTACACTTTCTAGGGAGCCAAATGTGTGTTTCTAGCCCTAACTCTAGCGAGTTTGTGTCTTTTTCTATGTTGTGATCGTCCAACCAATTAGTGGTTATTCTAGTATTGGTGCCGTCTGTAGTTCGAGCCAATTTAGTTGACTGATAACATCAAACAAAACCAATAACTGTAGCTTTTACTGACCTATCACACAAACACACTCACACCTTGCCACATAACATTGTACAGCAACTTTTGATAGTAGAGCAGCTTACGAGAACACAATAGGCGTTTAGGGAGTCCATTGAAGGTTAAAAACAATCGTGTGTCTGTCTCTTTCTACCGCATCTATCTATCCTTACTTGCGCCTGTCTTTCATCAGAATGTCTGTTTAAGCGTGCcaaaagaaaagaagaaaaacaatgtAGTTCCGAAAATGATAGATAGCAAATCAGTGAGAGAGAGAattagaaaaaccaaaaaaataaaacatttcagTGCCGCTTCTTATGTCAGTGTGTGTTTGTGTACATATTTACATCTAGATATACATATACATTTTGTCTGTGTGCTGCGTCCCAACTTACTGAACATACTGTAACAGCGATGGATAGCAACCAAACCAACGCACCCACCAAACAATTGCATCCCCCGTAGCCATTTCATGCCTTTCTTAGCGTTCTCGGAAACTTTGCCACCCGAGAACAAACACCTTTAACAACTAACTACTTTTACAGTAAACAATAACATGAAATCATCCTTTTCCTTCAACAACAGCAACACTAACATTTCTGCCCTCTATCGCTAGACAATGATGAATTTGGTGTGAATTTCttgcgattttttatttgagctGTTGACTTATTTACTCATTATTTTAACTTCTTTCCACATACTTTCTAAtgttattcgaaatttaaatctttaaaaaaaccaacaaactgaaatgatcagaaaaaaacaaatatttgtgTTAAAAAAGAGACACCATTCATTTTTTATAGATTCAGTACACTCATCATCTTAGTCCTCCGGATCCATCGTAAAttc is a window encoding:
- the LOC129740513 gene encoding serine-rich adhesin for platelets isoform X2, which gives rise to MAAVNSVQNSIRLPLAGLAPPRVLMCSASMGAEGSVTLQLREAVQAPDSGSSLDHSGLTIGYPDPEMLADMLGSFQSASVGAAGLDSAIGSSSGTTTTFDLIQQDSSNSNCSIGNNKASANGLDPIEQHHHHHHHQLTTTNALLAKIGSPSGGGGGGSNSPSSSNGSSCSSNGSLILGSLKGEIGSKADKFNGFGIPTTVSLQVTAASSPSPSSSPSLAKTHHQVMVMAASSGSGGHNTRSDSTSSNCSSSSSSSSSSSSSSSSSSSSSPSGLPTAASAAKKPRPKTASPTRHGPQQCQVCSKVFGNASALAKHKLTHSDERKYVCGMCSKAFKRQDHLNGHMLTHRNKKPYECKADGCGKSYCDARSLRRHTENHHSGQPSPSGTTTPTPPACGSGSVPMSSPSSSGSSTGSSCSGSSSTGNGNGTGAGTGGGSPSMPLMVSAAAVSSPAIQGSTGSSSGSLPAVVVTPSTSGATTSSSSSVSAMMTTTGPLSGLSLSPATASGDASSPHGATCSIQFTTSPGSTILGSSNGISSSSSSNTANAASQGSSTGTLLDSAGTLQVVVSANQSSKCSSPNSPGSSGCASTAGAGSGTTGSGNEGLTRQQLDLITQIMQQTKQATGSGTTGSTGSDKVNPRPRTWNMQLQLSQNKLTTVSSNSSTSANASSSSSNSTPASTSASGSTGSAPVETGQPSAGQQQPPKSDQKPVECNLCHRKFKNIPALNGHMRLHGGYFKKDSETKKCDKKEHTGPPLQTASVGVRALIEEKIINKRSKDLKNLLLKGSFVVPAPPLTARRLLEASEALLSPKPGTVAIVSTHNGTTQIINPKVAMSSQSTGTEVKDATLIELLKRGTKVAVKRTCSDPGQLAITTTQTAATQQTRTVVLNSAPVTPGSSSPLALSIANSSTSSSAILTTNSTTSLGNSSSSSSSSAVDSTPLSLTISQAPSGSADVFTLAYSTDATGAAAFFSDNDVYSVSDTTMLLQAVDSIQLLQDSSSTEQLDEIASLSDYTTINEQSFTPSRQLQAVLDSPLPESLAEFSTLHSKDFILYNASNVSNSDPSASQTSSSPLPSPLAYPTPPASHEPVAQASPFLDDSRHFSDASSFFDDKRNATSNLLDDNFFKTDNKHDEKIQALKNELLDENHDIFRNSKNILDDHCAELFKSEDSFFVESTVSNKQSTDSSNTIRDQDEANAASKINLDFLDEAQVFINETRNTSSPLSNAFFSATMSSAEEVKEALEEVLPSDEDVVIAESDIDLYYLNGLSSLQSQMMPNSEDPLLSSSPKDFAHRQHQKFLFEQQQQQQQQQQSGSNTFSPPSAKKLKIDAEVTSDIKKIPLTVQTEPIPKDSAHTGDSVFLSPSSISSTSSTSSSISGNNNNNNSSSKLQSALLRKRSSQTMLPTVTIRKAPIYHSKLRKSATALPVTHYTPQPMLNPNRTAPGLFSTISLSNLPGSDSTVDDTCDIFSEPPLPIRPRINLGHDYQANIPECHRPTYHTLSRHLDHQQWDPTLIQNDQQVARFVELSRSSAVPLGCHSEESALKSLLEAQGEIHIAILNLMQTAPSNIHRRWAAQEMEQFIHGLELYGKDFHRIASELLPGKSTSDCVQLYYFWKKLCVDYKTTHLLQHGDNSMKFINLNASADDLLLDHIGYTSKTVTVGVGGGSSSSSSNSGSDVRPHVCEVPDCSASFSSKAALHGHIRIHCIGRSATQLGGTLQNGNFLSASSTASGNPINPTTNNHIPTKDDYPCKVCGKVFNKVKSRSAHMKSHRPQDASDQLQHQLQLHQQQLMQQQQQQQQQQTQAT
- the LOC129740513 gene encoding serine-rich adhesin for platelets isoform X1, which gives rise to MAAVNSVQNSIRLPLAGLAPPRVLMCSASMGAEGSVTLQLREAVQAPDSGSSLDHSGLTIGYPDPEMLADMLGSFQSASVGAAGLDSAIGSSSGTTTTFDLIQQDSSNSNCSIGNNKASANGLDPIEQHHHHHHHQLTTTNALLAKIGSPSGGGGGGSNSPSSSNGSSCSSNGSLILGSLKGEIGSKADKFNGFGIPTTVSLQVTAASSPSPSSSPSLAKTHHQVMVMAASSGSGGHNTRSDSTSSNCSSSSSSSSSSSSSSSSSSSSSPSGLPTAASAAKKPRPKTASPTRHGPQQCQVCSKVFGNASALAKHKLTHSDERKYVCGMCSKAFKRQDHLNGHMLTHRNKKPYECKADGCGKSYCDARSLRRHTENHHSGQPSPSGTTTPTPPACGSGSVPMSSPSSSGSSTGSSCSGSSSTGNGNGTGAGTGGGSPSMPLMVSAAAVSSPAIQGSTGSSSGSLPAVVVTPSTSGATTSSSSSVSAMMTTTGPLSGLSLSPATASGDASSPHGATCSIQFTTSPGSTILGSSNGISSSSSSNTANAASQGSSTGTLLDSAGTLQVVVSANQSSKCSSPNSPGSSGCASTAGAGSGTTGSGNEGLTRQQLDLITQIMQQTKQATGSGTTGSTGSDKVNPRPRTWNMQVGSLQLSQNKLTTVSSNSSTSANASSSSSNSTPASTSASGSTGSAPVETGQPSAGQQQPPKSDQKPVECNLCHRKFKNIPALNGHMRLHGGYFKKDSETKKCDKKEHTGPPLQTASVGVRALIEEKIINKRSKDLKNLLLKGSFVVPAPPLTARRLLEASEALLSPKPGTVAIVSTHNGTTQIINPKVAMSSQSTGTEVKDATLIELLKRGTKVAVKRTCSDPGQLAITTTQTAATQQTRTVVLNSAPVTPGSSSPLALSIANSSTSSSAILTTNSTTSLGNSSSSSSSSAVDSTPLSLTISQAPSGSADVFTLAYSTDATGAAAFFSDNDVYSVSDTTMLLQAVDSIQLLQDSSSTEQLDEIASLSDYTTINEQSFTPSRQLQAVLDSPLPESLAEFSTLHSKDFILYNASNVSNSDPSASQTSSSPLPSPLAYPTPPASHEPVAQASPFLDDSRHFSDASSFFDDKRNATSNLLDDNFFKTDNKHDEKIQALKNELLDENHDIFRNSKNILDDHCAELFKSEDSFFVESTVSNKQSTDSSNTIRDQDEANAASKINLDFLDEAQVFINETRNTSSPLSNAFFSATMSSAEEVKEALEEVLPSDEDVVIAESDIDLYYLNGLSSLQSQMMPNSEDPLLSSSPKDFAHRQHQKFLFEQQQQQQQQQQSGSNTFSPPSAKKLKIDAEVTSDIKKIPLTVQTEPIPKDSAHTGDSVFLSPSSISSTSSTSSSISGNNNNNNSSSKLQSALLRKRSSQTMLPTVTIRKAPIYHSKLRKSATALPVTHYTPQPMLNPNRTAPGLFSTISLSNLPGSDSTVDDTCDIFSEPPLPIRPRINLGHDYQANIPECHRPTYHTLSRHLDHQQWDPTLIQNDQQVARFVELSRSSAVPLGCHSEESALKSLLEAQGEIHIAILNLMQTAPSNIHRRWAAQEMEQFIHGLELYGKDFHRIASELLPGKSTSDCVQLYYFWKKLCVDYKTTHLLQHGDNSMKFINLNASADDLLLDHIGYTSKTVTVGVGGGSSSSSSNSGSDVRPHVCEVPDCSASFSSKAALHGHIRIHCIGRSATQLGGTLQNGNFLSASSTASGNPINPTTNNHIPTKDDYPCKVCGKVFNKVKSRSAHMKSHRPQDASDQLQHQLQLHQQQLMQQQQQQQQQQTQAT
- the LOC129740513 gene encoding serine-rich adhesin for platelets isoform X4, with the protein product MAAVNSVQNSIRLPLAGLAPPRVLMCSASMGAEGSVTLQLREAVQAPDSGSSLDHSGLTIGYPDPEMLADMLGSFQSASVGAAGLDSAIGSSSGTTTTFDLIQQDSSNSNCSIGNNKASANGLDPIEQHHHHHHHQLTTTNALLAKIGSPSGGGGGGSNSPSSSNGSSCSSNGSLILGSLKGEIGSKADKFNGFGIPTTVSLQVTAASSPSPSSSPSLAKTHHQVMVMAASSGSGGHNTRSDSTSSNCSSSSSSSSSSSSSSSSSSSSSPSGLPTAASAAKKPRPKTASPTRHGPQQCQVCSKVFGNASALAKHKLTHSDERKYVCGMCSKAFKRQDHLNGHMLTHRNKKPYECKADGCGKSYCDARSLRRHTENHHSGQPSPSGTTTPTPPACGSGSVPMSSPSSSGSSTGSSCSGSSSTGNGNGTGAGTGGGSPSMPLMVSAAAVSSPAIQGSTGSSSGSLPAVVVTPSTSGATTSSSSSVSAMMTTTGPLSGLSLSPATASGDASSPHGATCSIQFTTSPGSTILGSSNGISSSSSSNTANAASQGSSTGTLLDSAGTLQVVVSANQSSKCSSPNSPGSSGCASTAGAGSGTTGSGNEGLTRQQLDLITQIMQQTKQATGSGTTGSTGSDKVNPRPRTWNMQVGSLQLSQNKLTTVSSNSSTSANASSSSSNSTPASTSASGSTGSAPVETGQPSAGQQQPPKSDQKPVECNLCHRKFKNIPALNGHMRLHGGYFKKDSETKKCDKKEHTGPPLQTASVGVRALIEEKIINKRSKDLKNLLLKGSFVVPAPPLTARRLLEASEALLSPKPGTVAIVSTHNGTTQIINPKVAMSSQSTGTEVKDATLIELLKRGTKVAVKRTCSDPGQLAITTTQTAATQQTRTVVLNSAPVTPGSSSPLALSIANSSTSSSAILTTNSTTSLGNSSSSSSSSAVDSTPLSLTISQAPSGSADVFTLAYSTDATGAAAFFSDNDVYSVSDTTMLLQAVDSIQLLQDSSSTEQLDEIASLSDYTTINEQSFTPSRQLQAVLDSPLPESLAEFSTLHSKDFILYNASNVSNSDPSASQTSSSPLPSPLAYPTPPASHEPVAQASPFLDDSRHFSDASSFFDDKRNATSNLLDDNFFKTDNKHDEKIQALKNELLDENHDIFRNSKNILDDHCAELFKSEDSFFVESTVSNKQSTDSSNTIRDQDEANAASKINLDFLDEAQVFINETRNTSSPLSNAFFSATMSSAEEVKEALEEVLPSDEDVVIAESDIDLYYLNGLSSLQSQMMPNSEDPLLSSSPKDFAHRQHQKFLFEQQQQQQQQQQSGSNTFSPPSAKKLKIDAEVTSDIKKIPLTVQTEPIPKDSAHTGDSVFLSPSSISSTSSTSSSISGNNNNNNSSSKLQSALLRKRSSQTMLPTVTIRKAPIYHSKLRKSATALPVTHYTPQPMLNPNRTAPGLFSTISLSNLPGSDSTVDDTCDIFSEPPLPIRPRINLGHDYQANIPECHRPTYHTLSRHLDHQQWDPTLIQNDQQVARFVELSRSSAVPLGCHSEESALKSLLEAQGEIHIAILNLMQTAPSNIHRRWAAQEMEQFIHGLELYGKDFHRIASELLPGKSTSDCVQLYYFWKKLCVDYKTTHLLQHGDNSMKFINLNASADDLLLDHIGYTSKTVTVGVGGGSSSSSSNSGSDVRPHVCEVPDCSASFSSKAALHGHIRIHCIGRSATQLGGTLQNGFLIR